A single genomic interval of Malania oleifera isolate guangnan ecotype guangnan chromosome 11, ASM2987363v1, whole genome shotgun sequence harbors:
- the LOC131168651 gene encoding PAN domain-containing protein At5g03700, producing the protein MKRPINSVTRPRLTRLLIFIAVVSLWTPKWPQIEANAEQFLNGFKASPDPSIPSFQPLLNDSTGQFSLGFLRVNRTQLALAVVHVSSTEPLWQANMTRLPRWSEPTQLTFNGSLVISDPHSEVFWSTRSTGDRVRLLNTSNLQVQKLDGSLSVVWQSFDFPTDTLVDNQNFTADMSLVSSNGVYFMRLGDNFLGLYANFKHEQNSDQIYWRHRALEAKADIIAGKGRIYARISSDGYLGMYQTEDTPVDVEAFDTFQRTVPGILRLRLEPDGNLKGYYLDGSIWVLAYQAIQDECDLPSRCGPYSLCQPGGGCSCLDNRTDHTVGECSPAGAGDLCGDAEGENEQNETWVFTRRGVDLAYKELMRFEKMGSVEECESACERNCSCWGVVFNNASGFCYAVDYPIQTLIGVGDEGKVGYFKVWKGARKKVKGVVGLRVGLGLLGGAAVSFLAVIGVGSYRMRRRKREIGGHAAEDGGENTGRYKTLGSASFRSLELSNR; encoded by the coding sequence ATGAAAAGGCCCATAAACTCGGTGACTCGTCCGCGCCTGACTCGGCTTCTCATTTTCATCGCCGTCGTTAGTCTCTGGACGCCCAAGTGGCCTCAAATCGAAGCCAACGCTGAACAGTTTCTCAATGGATTCAAAGCCAGCCCTGATCCATCCATCCCATCGTTCCAACCTCTACTCAACGATTCCACCGGCCAATTCTCACTGGGTTTCCTCCGAGTCAACCGCACTCAGCTAGCCCTCGCAGTCGTCCACGTCTCTTCCACAGAACCCCTTTGGCAAGCCAACATGACTCGCTTGCCTCGCTGGTCCGAACCAACCCAGCTCACTTTTAACGGCAGCCTCGTTATTTCCGATCCCCACTCGGAggtgttttggtcgaccagatcgACGGGCGACCGAGTCCGGCTCCTCAACACTTCCAATCTGCAGGTTCAGAAACTCGACGGATCCCTTTCCGTCGTCTGGCAAAGTTTCGACTTCCCCACAGATACCCTTGTGGACAACCAAAATTTCACGGCCGATATGTCCCTGGTTTCTTCAAATGGAGTATACTTTATGAGACTCGGAGACAATTTTCTGGGTTTATACGCAAATTTTAAACACGAACAGAACTCGGATCAGATTTATTGGAGGCACAGAGCATTAGAAGCCAAAGCAGACATAATCGCAGGCAAGGGTCGGATCTACGCCCGAATCAGCTCCGACGGGTATTTGGGTATGTACCAAACCGAAGACACCCCCGTTGACGTGGAAGCTTTCGACACTTTCCAGCGAACCGTCCCCGGAATTCTCCGCCTCCGGTTGGAACCGGATGGTAACCTCAAAGGATATTACTTGGACGGTTCAATCTGGGTCCTGGCCTACCAGGCTATTCAGGACGAGTGCGACCTTCCCAGTCGGTGCGGCCCTTACAGTCTCTGCCAGCCCGGCGGCGGCTGTTCCTGTCTGGATAACCGTACGGACCATACAGTCGGAGAGTGCTCGCCGGCGGGTGCCGGCGACCTATGTGGTGACGCAGAAGGGGAAAATGAGCAAAACGAGACCTGGGTTTTCACAAGGAGAGGCGTTGATTTGGCGTACAAGGAGCTGATGAGGTTTGAGAAAATGGGATCTGTGGAGGAATGCGAGAGCGCTTGCGAGAGGAATTGTAGCTGTTGGGGTGTCGTATTCAACAACGCATCTGGGTTTTGTTATGCTGTGGATTATCCAATACAGACGCTGATTGGTGTGGGCGATGAGGGCAAGGTGGGTTATTTTAAGGTGTGGAAAGGAGCGAGGAAGAAGGTGAAAGGCGTGGTGGGTTTGAGGGTTGGGTTGGGGTTGTTGGGTGGTGCAGCGGTATCATTTTTAGCGGTGATAGGCGTTGGGAGCTACAGGATGCGGCGGAGGAAGAGAGAGATCGGCGGCCATGCGGCGGAGGATGGTGGAGAAAATACTGGTCGGTACAAGACTTTGGGTTCGGCCAGTTTTCGGTCCTTGGAGCTCTCTAATAGATGA